The following proteins are encoded in a genomic region of Cryptomeria japonica chromosome 11, Sugi_1.0, whole genome shotgun sequence:
- the LOC131073656 gene encoding putative clathrin assembly protein At2g25430: MAPSKLRKVMGTVKDQTSIGIAKVVSTRAPDLDVAIVKATSHEEFPTDEKYVREILHLTSFSRGYVNACVAGLSKRLAKTHNWVVALKAVWLIHRLLRDGDPSFEHEVLYATRRGVRLLNLSDFRDDSHSNAWDYSVFVRTYAFYLDECLDCALSDKKQFDGRSSKVDTTGYNGYEHNNGDYGSNGYNSYRSGHNDYEAPRQDETQLENGPRVAIRDMKSEMVFDKTHCWQRLLERFFACRPTGMAKSNRLVQVALYLIVKESFQLYADICEGLAILLDRFFDMEYEFCVKVFDTYSRAAKQVDELASFYNLCKNMGVCRTSEYPEVQKVSEKLLETLEDFLREKSSSRTQRPKSPEPQPNKPQSPSIKSKEPEEDLNHMKALPAPGDDLENEPEGPQISNLKPEGDLINLDQATFTSEEQENKFALALFSSSAESITTNKWEALPSVDKESESRGRASAWDKQLGETGKAGWELALLESASNLSKQRSSMPGGFDHLVLEGLYDQAAAQQQYMSQLSAPGSASSVAVLNRHTSSVLALPAPFAQSGEDPFAASLNVAPPSYVQMSDMVKKQQLLVQEQQVWLQYEKDGMQGQHGIMKLYSNPYGKAAQNSYGITPYGMPHYGMGGYMQSYPTTY; encoded by the coding sequence ATGGCTCCAAGCAAGCTCAGAAAAGTCATGGGGACAGTTAAAGATCAGACAAGCATTGGGATAGCAAAAGTAGTAAGCACCAGAGCCCCAGATCTTGATGTTGCTATTGTCAAGGCCACAAGTCATGAGGAGTTTCCCACTGATGAGAAGTATGTTAGGGAAATTTTGCACCTAACTTCTTTTTCAAGGGGTTATGTGAATGCCTGTGTAGCAGGCCTGTCTAAGCGTCTTGCCAAAACACATAACTGGGTAGTGGCTCTGAAAGCAGTGTGGCTCATCCATAGGTTATTGCGTGATGGTGATCCAAGCTTTGAGCATGAAGTACTTTATGCAACAAGGCGTGGTGTTCGTTTATTGAACTTATCTGATTTTAGAGATGATTCACATTCCAATGCTTGGGACTATTCTGTCTTTGTACGCACATATGCTTTCTACCTGGATGAGTGTCTTGATTGTGCACTAAGTGACAAAAAACAGTTTGATGGCAGGTCAAGCAAGGTGGATACAACAGGATATAATGGTTATGAACATAATAATGGAGATTATGGAAGTAATGGATACAATAGCTACAGGTCTGGTCACAATGATTATGAAGCACCCAGGCAAGATGAAACTCAGCTTGAAAATGGTCCACGAGTGGCAATCCGAGATATGAAATCAGAAATGGTTTTTGATAAGACACACTGCTGGCAGCGACTTTTGGAACGGTTCTTTGCCTGTCGTCCAACAGGCATGGCAAAAAGCAACAGACTGGTTCAGGTTGCTCTGTATCTGATTGTGAAGGAGAGCTTTCAGCTTTATGCTGACATTTGTGAAGGGTTGGCCATTCTATTGGATAGATTTTTTGACATGGAGTATGAATTTTGTGTCAAAGTATTTGATACTTATTCAAGAGcagcaaagcaagttgatgaactAGCTTCCTTTTATAACTTGTGTAAAAACATGGGTGTTTGTAGAACATCTGAATATCCAGAAGTACAGAAGGTTTCAGAGAAACTTCTTGAAACATTAGAGGACTTTCTACGGGAAAAATCATCTTCTCGTACTCAAAGGCCCAAGAGTCCAGAACCACAGCCCAATAAGCCACAAAGTCCTTCAATAAAATCAAAAGAACCAGAGGAGGATTTGAATCATATGAAAGCACTACCAGCTCCTGGGGATGATTTAGAGAATGAACCTGAGGGACCACAGATTTCAAATCTGAAGCCTGAGGGGGATTTAATAAATCTAGATCAGGCCACATTTACTTCTGAAGAACAGGAGAACAAGTTTGCTTTAGCTCTTTTTTCTAGTTCTGCAGAATCAATTACAACGAACAAATGGGAGGCACTTCCTTCTGTGGATAAGGAATCTGAATCTAGAGGGAGGGCTTCTGCGTGGGATAAACAATTAGGCGAAACTGGAAAGGCTGGTTGGGAGCTTGCTCTTCTGGAATCAGCTAGTAATCTATCAAAACAACGAAGCTCAATGCCTGGTGGTTTTGATCACTTGGTCTTGGAAGGTTTGTATGACCAAGCTGCAGCCCAACAGCAGTACATGTCACAGCTTTCTGCACCTGGAAGTGCAAGCAGTGTTGCAGTGCTCAACCGGCACACATCTTCAGTCTTGGCATTGCCTGCTCCATTTGCACAGAGTGGAGAGGATCCGTTTGCTGCATCATTAAATGTTGCTCCTCCTTCTTATGTTCAAATGTCAGATATGGTTAAAAAACAGCAGCTTCTAGTCCAAGAGCAGCAAGTGTGGCTACAGTATGAGAAGGATGGCATGCAGGGACAACATGGGATCATGAAGTTGTATAGTAATCCATATGGAAAGGCTGCACAAAACTCATATGGTATAACTCCTTATGGCATGCCCCACTATGGCATGGGAGGATACATGCAAAGCTATCCGACTACTTATTGA